The genomic region AGTTTGGCGTCAATGAAAAACGAGTGATACCAATAAGATAGGGTAGGTGGGCGCAAGTCGTGGCAGACCGTGCAGATCGCCCTAAGCGCTCTCATAACCTGAAGGTCGTAGGTTCAAACCCTACTCCCGCAACCAAATATACCAAGCAATAACGCAACAGCGCCCCAAGGGGCGCTTCTCGCGTTTGTAGCCAGAGATGCCCGGAAACACTACAGAAATATAAGGCGCGTTAGGTCGGGGTAAGGCTCCCGATCCTATTCCAAAGCTCATCAGCAACAACACCGATCGCCTGGTCCCTGCGCCTCATCTTGAAGAGTGTGGTCCGGCGCAGGGGGAAACCCTCTAGGTTGAGGGAGAGCAGGTCCCCGGATCGCCGTTCCTCAACCGTCATGTGGTCGGGCAAGCCGCCCCAGCCAAAGCCTGCGAGGATCACTTTTTTCTTGGCGGCAAGATCGGATACGGTCCATTTCAGCCCGCCTGCCAACAGGTCGCGGCTTTGCTCATGGACCGCTGTGCCGGAGTCCGCGGCGACCACTTGCACATGACCCTGCATTTCGTTGGCTGCCAAGGCGCGGGAGGTGGCGGGCAGGCCCAGATCTGGGCTGGCGACCGGTCGGATCGTGACCTCTCCGACTGGTTCCGCCTCCACAGTATCGAGCGGCACCCCGGCCAGCGAGGCAAGCGCGATATCGGCCGTGCCCTCCAGCAGGCGGGCAATCGGACCACCCATCATTTCCATCCGCAGCCGCAGGTGGGTCGCCGGGTGGCGTTGCCCGGTGTCTGCAAGGGGCGGCAAAAGAAGGTCCAGATCCATTGTGGCGCTGACGGCGATGGTCAACTCCGGCTCTTCACGAGCGCGCAGCCGGGCCGCAGTGGTGCGCAGCCCTTGCATCTGGCGTAGCACTCTAGACGCTTCGCGGTAGAAAATTTCCCCTGCCGGGGTGAGGACCGGGCGGTAGGCCTCGCGGTTGAACAGCTCCAGCTCCAGTTGTTCTTCTAACTGGCGGATTGTGTGGCTGATGGCGGATTGTGATTTGTGCAGACGCTCAGCGGCGCCGCGGAAGGTGCCGGTTGAAACAATTGCGTCGAGAGCGATGAGCTGGTCGTGTTTCATGGCGGTGCAACATGATCCATTTTTCTAATCGTTACTATGAGAACACAATATTATCAA from Phaeobacter inhibens DSM 16374 harbors:
- a CDS encoding LysR family transcriptional regulator, which produces MKHDQLIALDAIVSTGTFRGAAERLHKSQSAISHTIRQLEEQLELELFNREAYRPVLTPAGEIFYREASRVLRQMQGLRTTAARLRAREEPELTIAVSATMDLDLLLPPLADTGQRHPATHLRLRMEMMGGPIARLLEGTADIALASLAGVPLDTVEAEPVGEVTIRPVASPDLGLPATSRALAANEMQGHVQVVAADSGTAVHEQSRDLLAGGLKWTVSDLAAKKKVILAGFGWGGLPDHMTVEERRSGDLLSLNLEGFPLRRTTLFKMRRRDQAIGVVADELWNRIGSLTPT